tcataaataaagagaactaaacataaatatcaagattaagaggcatagaaTTATAGGAAAATATAAGCACATAAGCAACTTGGCACTTCTTTGATTTTGGCTTCCCTCCTCGGTGCTTTTTTTATTGTTAAGTTTCAGAATGTATAATTTTCACAAGATGGGTCAAATTTGGCCTGACATTTTGGGCCTCATTTTATGGGCTTATAAAGTAAAAACAATAATCGGGTTCAACCCAAAACCGAATCGCGCCGCACCGAAAAATGTGATAACCGAATTAATGGATTTAGCCCATTTGAAATGTGGTCGCGGTTTGCAAAATGCCCAATCTGATAAAGTGATTTAGTTGTGGTTTCGGCGTTGAACCACACAGCCCCGTACCGCGCCCACACTATCAATGTCAATGCATTGCTAACCATGTTGCTTGGCAAACAACACTCCTCTCAATACAAAGACCCCCTCGTGAATAGCAGAGGAAACTCCACTTACATATTTGCTGAAAGCACCCAAATAATAGCCATCTGCGTCAAGCATTACTCCACCTATTCCACCATTTCCACAGCCCTCCGAAAAGGACTCATCTACATTAAGTTTGAGTCCTTGACCTattttttccagaaaaaaaaaaagaaaaaaagaaaaatgaaattggTTCCATATATGACTTAAAAGAACAAAATTGGAGAATTATTTCCCAATCAGTTTGTCTCAATGACAAAAATATCGGATATTGAGGAAATATTAATGGTtcgaaaaatgaaaatttttgatggaaatatcgatttcggtaaataatcgagaaaaatgatggaaatttaaagaaaaacatagaaattttaagtgaaactgttttatatatttgttttatcaattatctactatatttgaaaagaaaaccttgaataaacaTCGTTATATAGTGAGTTGTAATAATTGAAGATGAAAATGTAAATGCTGAATCGCtgacaattttaaatttttttgaaataaaccaTTTGTTTTAATGGCTAGAAACCTAATAGGAGGTTAGGCCATCACGCCTTATATACATTCTTtgtacatatcatacattacaCCTTGAATTACATGAGTAACTTAGAACCACATGGAGTACCTATGAGGTACAAAATCTTCactatcttcatcatctctatTTGTAGAGCCTTAAGTGTATTGTGAAGAATAGTCATTAATTAAATGCCATCCCTTTGTAGTTTTGCGTTTGAAGAATATTCATAAGTCGATCCTAAGTATGCGTCTGGAGATAACAGATTTGTAGGGACTTGGATTAACTTATTTTTGTAATATCTCTATACTTTACTAATCTCATATATAATGTAGGAGTGTATTGACATATAATATGTGTATGTATTAAGATACTAAATATTAAAAACTAGTAAATGTCATTACTTAGTACGATAAAATAAACTATAAAAACCAAATGCTTAATAATATTAACTAATTACTTACCAAATTTTGGTTCACCAACTAGGAGCATAATAATTTTTTGGAGTGAAGAAGAAAGTAGTATGAGAAAGAGAAGTGAAGAAAGAAACTTGTAGTTTCATTCAGAGGAAgaaatgaactgaattttgaaCTATTTATAGAagtgaaaatttgaaaagttaTTGTAAAACTTTTGAACTTTTGGTAAATAGAAATTTAGGTAAAAATTTATAGTTGTAAGTTAGTTACTGAATGGATATTTACCTAAGTTTTCAGATTCGtaggaaaaaatatatatattagaatgttACAAATATGAACCAAATGTGGGTGCAGCAGAGATGGTCAAGGCATTCAAGAGTATTGATGTGACCAAGATTTGAACCTTGATGACCCCAATTTGCCTTATTGATTGGAATTTTAGTCCAACTGAAATTCAATCACGTGGTGGGATATTGAGATTGACGTGGCACGTGAAGAACGGTCTACGAAACGCAATACCCTCTCCGTCTATTCAAACAAGCAGGAGGAgaatttcctttccatttgTCTATTGACCACGCTAAAACCTAATAAAATGTTAAACTCACTGCAAAAAATATTTCTATGGTTTTGTACTTATTGATAGTTTTCCTTCAATTAATCTAACGATAATGCTGAAATTTATTGCTAAAAAACAAACgatgaaaaaagaattaattgaagATCGATTTAGTAAAAGCCCTGTTTATGAACATAATATTTTTGTCATAAATCTTCATTGACCGTCACAGGTTGTCCTACAACTCTTATTATCATCTTCATTAGCATAACACAGTAGGTTGCATTTAGAGAGAAATGAATCGCATACTTTTCTTATGTACTCTTTAGAGGCAGGGTAGGAGGTAGTGGGGATAATAGGCTAGAAAATATTGACACTGGAGGCAGGGGTAAGTCGGATGACTTTGAACTCTAGCAGGCAGAATGTGATAAGCCTTGTTCCCCACGTTTGAAATTGCTTGGCTGCTAGCAATGGGGTAGATAGTGACTCTCCTTGAGCGACAACTTTGGGGTTGCACATCAGAAGATACTATTCAATCTTGTGCAAAATAAAGCACATAAACACGATGAAAAATGAAGTAACAAAGAGGTTTCATATATATGTAAAAAGGGCATATATGTTTTCCATAGGTGTATATATTTTTACCTGGATCGGAGGTTTCTACCAGATGGTCGTTGGGTTGCAAAGAATTGGCCGTTATGTTCCGGATTGCAAAGCATTGGAGCTAGGTTGATTGGTTTACACGATAAGTTGAACAAAGTTTGGAAGAAAGCAAGCAGCCAAATTCGTTTGCTTGCACGACATATCCAAGGGCCGGTCCCTTGGCTAGCTTTGCTGTTCATTTGTCTATCTTTGACGTACATATATACGTTCTTTTCGAGCCCTTCCATTAATTATCAGATCGAATATGCTGCTTCTTGTTCCGTCCGCTTTATCTTTCTTCTCCCCTTAGCTAGCTAGATACCAGCTGCGCTTAGAGCTTTCCACAGATTATATCGATCCATCTATCactaatttctttctttctaatcAGGATATATATCCACTTAATCTTTCCTTAGAGACAGACTGATCGACCAACGTACAATGGGAAATTGCCTTTCCCTCTCATGTTCAACCAAGAACATCATGGCGAATCCGATCGAAACCACATTCAAGCTTCCCTCTCCATTACCCAGTTGGCCATCTGGTAAGTAGTCGATTCGCACAGATTGATCCCACTAGCTCTTCTATTTAGTACACATTAATCTGATTATGATGTGTACCCCGCTGCAGTAAATTTCATTTGATTTCTCAGCTTCTAATTTATCTACTTTTTAAGATACATTACAATACAAGTATGTTAGATATATACACACGTAAGATTGAATTGGTGTATAGATATATACAGGTATATTCATGTTCCGCATGCATGCAGGTAGTGGGTTCGCAAATGGAATCATACATCTGGGAGGATTACAAGTATGCCAGATTTCATCTTTCAACGAAGTATGGGCAACCCATGAGGGAGGACCAGACAACCTTGGGGCAACCTTCTTCGAACCTTCACCCCTACCCCAAGGATTCTATATGCTCGGTTGCTACAGCCAACCCAACAACAAACCCCTTTTCGGATGGGCCCTTGCTGCCAAAGCCGACGATCACTCCTCCTCTCCATGGCCGGCTTTACAGCAACCAGTTGATTACACTCTGGTATGGAGCAGCGAGTccgtgaagatgaagaaagatggTGATGGATACCTCTGGTTACCCACTGCCCCGGAGCGTTATGCAGCCATAGGCTATGTTGTCACTAGCTCTCCTGAGAAGCCGTCCCTTGATAAAATCAGGTGCGTTCGATCTGACCTTACTGACCAATGTGAAGCTGACTCGTGGATCTGGGGACCCCCTGGTGGCACCATTGATGGGTTCAATGTATATAGTCTCACACCCAGCAATAGGGGCATCCAAGCTATGGGTGTCCCCGTTGGCACATTCCTAGCCAGTAATGGTAAAGCAAATAATATAGCTTGTTTGAAAAACAATAACACCCAACCACACACTTGTATGCCAAACCAAAGCCAAATTGATGCAATACTTCAAGCTTACGCTCCGTTCATATACTTCCATCCTGACGAAGCTTACCTCCCTTCTTCGGTGGGTTGGTTTTTCACAAATGGAGCACTTCTGTATAGCAAGGAACATGTAGAAAATCCCGTTCCAATTGAACCCACGGGCTCTAATCTTCCACAAGGCAGCTCAAATGATGGCGCCTATTGGTTGGACCTACCGGTCGATCAAGGCGCCAAAGAACGAGTGAAAAAGGGAGATCTTGTTGACGCCGAGGCCTACTTACACATAAAACCCATGTTAGGCTCAACATTCACTGACATAGCTATTTGGGTCTTCTACCCTTTCAATGGCCCCGCAAGGGCCAAAGTTGAGTTCTTCAATGTTTCGTTGGGGAAGATAGGTGAACATGTTGGTGACTGGGAGCATGTCACATTAAGAGTCAGCAATTTTACTGGCCAACTCTGGAGTGTCTACTTCTCGGAACACAGTGGAGGAATATGGGTGGACGCTTCTGGGCTTGAATTTCAAAATGGCAACAAACCGGTGACATATGCATCTTTGCATGGACATGCCTTCTATTCCAAACCAGGACTTGTTTTGCAAGGGAATGGAAGCATAGGAATCAGGAATGATACTGCAAAGAGTAAAATGGTAATGGACTCTGGACTGAGGCCTTCAATAATTGCAGCTGAGTATATGGGCGCGGCTATCATTGAACCACCATGGCTTAACTACAGCAGGAAATGGGGTCCGAAAATTAGTTATCAGATTTCGGATGAAATAAAAAAGGTGGAGAAGCTCTTGCCTGGAAAGCTCAAGACTGTTTTTGACAAGTTTATCAAAAGTCTACCAGATGAAGTATTGGGAGAAGAAGGGCCTACAGGTCCCAAGATGAAGAATAACTGGAATGGAGATGAAGTTGTTTGAAGGCTTAGCGGTATATTTGTTTAGGTAAGATTGGATATTTTAACTGTAAAAGAGATCGAAATTCTTGGTATGCTATGTTAAAAATATATCCAACATAGGTATATTGAAAATGTTGAgcattctcttaaaattacagATGTAATGACCATGCATATACGATCATATTCAATATTGATTTTCCATATACAGTATGAACAAACGATATGAGAGGGTGATTGGAATGACTTGGTGATGATCTTACCAGCTATAGATGACATGGAAACTCCACGTTTCTAATTCTTTTGAAATCCTTTCCTTCTTAAGTTCAGGGTATCAATTCAGATAAATGTTTCCACCACATGAGAAATGGTCTGGCTTATACAATCCATCAATGCCTCAATGGATCAATCCCGACCGTACCGGAATCTAACCCAAAGAAATGCATCTTGCTTACGGAGCTAATGTAGAAAGACTACGAATAACAAAAGGAATATCTCAactataattttattattattattgagcACTTCATTAGTTCCAAATTTGACAATAGTATAAAGGAATCTGTCATAGTGTGGTCCAATGAGCATAAGTTCCCCACACATAATATTGTACTAAAAAATAAAcctcaaaacaagaacacaccAAACATGAGTAAAGCCAGACACAACCATTACTCAAAGAAACTCTCATGGGAATCCTTCTAATGAGgatcactaaaatgaggactaattgaagactttctaatcaacggtttAGAAGATctacttttcgattacattacaGCTAATCAACTGTTAGTGTTTATCTAAgcatgagtagatcatttctgaaaattttcttccaaattgctaattGTTAAGATACTgtactagatcaaatcaatggacgaaccaaatctgtcaaacataaaccgttcatgttcataactgctaaatcacaattatgaacattttaacaattttcaatttgcttgaaaaattgcataaatgatctacacataaatatctaaaaatctaacggttgatttgtaATAATGTGACCGAAAGGTGGGTCTAACAAAAATCTTCAACTAGCCatcattttagtggtcctcattagaCGAGCTCCCCCTACATATTGCTCCATATAAATTATTAAAATCAACTAAAACTAAACTAAAGGGCTTGCGCTTCCACTCCCgatctaaaaataaaacaaagaacaaaCATTAATTAAGGACCAATTGGGCTTCCAAGCCCATGAGTAGACCCCAAACCAAACCTTAGCCACCAAGGGACCAACCAAATAACTGTGCCGCTGCCAACGATATCATCTCCACTAGCTTCATCCCCGCTAGCGTCACCACCTTCTCCCAGATCAAGAAACCAATTCAAAGGGCAGAGGCAGCCCACCGGAAATTGCTTGGTGAATTCCTTTATTGCCATCAAATCTGATTCTGGGTGCAGAACATAAATTTGAGCCCCAAACTAGCCGGGAAGGATCACAGTTGAATCAGTCAAGCCGAGACGATCAACCAGGCATGGGTAGGTGGACTCTATTACTGTTGGATCATCTGGCTTTGGGCATAAAACCAATGCCGCTGCGACGTCAGCACCTGACATATGTTGGGTAATAGGGAGATCGAACTGGAAGGGGGATGAGAGTGAGGGATTCTAATGAGAAGAGGGGAGGAGATGGTGAGGACGATGGAGGGAGACTGAGATCGAGATAGGAAAACTTAATAACATTAAGCCTTGTGATGACATAGTATGTCTAGAGAAAAGTTTCTCTCTTAGGGCGAGTTTGGCCCAGAGGTGATTAATTTAAAATCGGCTTTAGCTGTgatgtgagaataatcagctgtgaaatTAAGTAGctgggtgtttggtaaactgtgtttttaaaagtgctgtgagtacAAAAGCAGTgtttaagtgtttggtaaactttagtataaaagtgctgtgagtttagaaaatgaccaaaaaggACATGATGTTACTTATATATCGTGACTTTCCGAAGTTCTGgggttttgaaaatttatttaaggaaatagaaATCAAGTGGCGCGATCTGAGCCGTcaatttcctccaccatccaatcTGGTCCGTTGATTTGGCTTTAAAAGGAAAGGAATTGGCCTAGAAagctcgagagagagagagagagggagcttGGAGTCAGAAGGCCACCGACCCGGAAGAGAAGCCTGACCGGAACTTTCACCTCCGGCTGTAATGATGcagctgaaatagcctcacaatttaaccctgcaaaatgtagttgttagtataggataagcagggatcgttcagtccggggattgtagggtacacctacacaaaaaggtcaattaacaaataaaagaataaaatgggggttttggaattttgtttctaatctactaaaagtaaaaacaaagcaaataaaactatatacaatgatcgacttccctaacctagaccaataccactcagaaattaccaagtgtaaaaacagaaaatctatttcaacatgctacaaaaatgtgcccatctttaatgcctagataagagctcaaatgaaaagcctcagcggatcaatccacttatctgattcattctaatgtaggcttggatcggaaaagtccttaccaagcctaatactactaattttcgaaaacactcagcgtaattctcttaactagtagtattatctaaccctcgaatcaactcacacgtgcaaattaaccattagacatagaatttaacacgtaatttccagaatcgtttaaccattgaacatagtttttaccactttttagaactaattgctacttgtttaactcagcgtcttaacaaataataattattcttggcaaattaagcaaacacacaagaacactcaccattattctagcatgcaaacttattaacctaactctgaaaattacctaaacacgtaaaagggcacaagattgtaacatgcatcataaaagaattcttgaaattaactcaataataaacagaaaatctcaaaaatattaataaaaatattctgaaaattccatgtctccaattactcaactcacaaattgaaacacacaaaaccgaaacaaaaattataagtagagtcatagttacactttgaagctttcctcagcggcttagcaacaaggtgatgaacttgtctctactatggtggtggagcgtccttgactcagcgccttagagctttgtagattgatggatggatggtggtcacggtcttgtaagatatggaggtttaaggagtgaattgggcagagtctcagAAAAgttttttggccaggaagtgataggcaatgaattatcttggctgggaagtgatgcaaattcagttctggacgttgcctatttataggggagcattggttggctttcccaactgaaacgtcttctttatggccttaactcctctcataatggggcaattcctttaatttccaagctgaaacgtctttctcttttattcctcaactgaaaacgtctttctcttatttattttccagctgaaacgtctttctcttttattcctcaactgaaaacatcttttctcctttatttcccttcttcattgcttggtcaaatatcttaatgctttattttatgactccatcattgctgtttccaagagttcaaccaggcaacgtttcctacaacaagcaagagaatatcagaattttctagagaaaataaagggaaattaaaatgtaaagaccgcaaaaatagttgacagttaggaatcctgatccagctaggatttttcatgaattttactttttccgcctatttcactccaaacactcaacaagactgtcaaaatgacttaatgactcaaaacactaaactaagggagaaataaggctaaaatgaggcacataattaataatattgtcacacttttttgctcctatcatgtAATAACCCGAAAATTAGTGCCAACTATAGAACACTATATTATTAACTATATTCGAAAAATCTTTATTATTGAGCTCAAGACTCTCATCTATGTTATTTTTGTGATGCATGACATTTTAGtactaattattgtaatttttttttaccttaagaAAACACTAAAGTTCTTTActtattaattgggtaaatgtgcatatggatgtgtgtgtgtacatacatatatatatttagcaagtggatttatgctttcttttatttattactttttttaattttatcttatcattttaatcatttaacctaaatagtaattagtcactcaccttataataattagtcacttacttattttatgcttaattctaGCCTATTTAAGCATATGATCTGATCATACTTCCTACAAGCTTgaagatcaaatgcaaaattgatcaaaactCCCTTAGTTGAAGAGAAAACCCAACTAGAAGTTCATCACACAAATCCTTCACCCTGTCTTAAGAAGTCCCCTTTTTGTGAAAGAAGTCCAAAGTTTGATCACAAGACCTTCTGAGTTCCTTAAGTACGTACATAAATACATTTctatgttcttttgtctttaagatttatcaaactacataatcaatgataagatggaaaaggatctgctttgctgcaaaccagtattttcgtatataacaaaatctattttgtcaaaaatatttacagtattaaattcctcatcaaaatttcttcaatttaggctttttaatcactaaaaaaggttaagaaatgaagaagttatggctaatcaaagttttcaacttttaaactcgctggaaatctcatacagccatcacaacttcaaaaattcatatctccctcatttcttatccattttctacaaaatttatatcaatttgaagcttAGGACCTCTACTTCTGATCTGGAGAGTTTTTAGAAGTAATGGTAAAATACACAGTACGTAATTACTTAGACATCAAAGGACAGTATCAAAAATATCGGTTTCTGCACAGTTAtggttcttcaccatttctggactATATCACTCTGATTTGGACTACATGACTTATTCCATTGGATTCCTTGTGAAAAACCCTTTGAAATGGTGTACTCAATTGACTAATTCAGACTTGTGATGGACAACATAACACATCTTGAAGTTTGATGACTCTAATCGGAGAACCATGAATACGGTTGATGAACTTCAACGGATTTGGACATAAGGACtgaaatactaactataatataattttgttaaattgtttatagttacttatttaatgattgtgctttattattacctattttacttgatttaaattatgtataagcttctttttaattatgttgtttgctagtgaatttacttatttgtgttatacaattatgttacacatgttttcatatgagattactcctaagtatatgtatatatatgtgtgtgtacatatacatatattacaaTCTATAACTCATAAAGATTGTAttttgtgaatttgattatgtctgagaagtacaattgtgaagccAGGTGTTATCTactaccccgtgcttaagtgaattactagTAAATGTGTTATGTGGAagttaagctgtgggccctagtcccttcagatagtgcactattatactcttaggaagggtgcttactttgagtatacatgctTTGGTAGTGTCCTtagtatgctgcggcttacccgtgctttgatattatggaccctagcacgtggatttatgatttgttaccagtcaacctggctttcccgtgttttggtattatggaccctaacacgtggatttatgatttgttaccagttaatccgaaaattcactaaaaagagaagtgtacttatattattttgatcaaatatctgtctgcgatatatatattatcaataTGTTATGGTGCTAGGTGAAAAGAGAATCAAGCATGTATtgcttaaagtttatttcacatattaatgctgcaatatttgttggttcaATAAGGAGATGTGATTAAGTGATTTATTACCAGTCTCATAAACCATTCACAcgaatgaatatatttgtgtatatgtgtgtatgtattgtgtgtatatatatacatatttaagaattcgtatgaacatataaatggttcttggtacattttatttggttgttcagttttgatttcttataagacacattaatataagaatgtaagttgtgtacttactgggcttgtgttgctcatgatactacaccttcttgttttcaggtattgagtagatgcttggggaaacgggatgaacctactagataaaataatatttttctactactattTCTAGTGAATACATGTACTGATTCGAATTTTGCTTAACTTtggttatgtaaatatattaccgatatttgttttctaataaaagtactattcaaacatgtatataatttctttttcctgttgatttattcaagaagaaaattttatttgttttgactcacgtcacaaattcacgagccatatttcagtacaatattggccttggatttgggggcgtgacaccggccaccccacgacggcGCACGGGCACcatcctcttcatctcatcGTACCCGTCACGTATGTGGCCGTTGATTGTCTATGCACCGGACGACGAAGAAGAATCGACGGTGAGAAGGTCCGACTGCTCCGGCGAGTTTCAGCGAATTCTGGCCACCGATTGGCTTGCATGTGGTATGAAACCTCATCTTCTCGTCATGGTCTACATGTCTGTGTGATTATTTTCTGAATTCGATTAGGTTctgatgatttttgtttttgggaattCTCAGCTTCGTCGCGGTTCCTCGACGCCGGCGACTTTTCCAACTCTTCTCAGCTTACTCCTGGCTTCGTTGCATCTGTTGAAGAAAGCTGACCACGATTAGAGTTGGAAGTCATGAACTTGCTGGGTTGTAGACATCAAATCCTCAGTCCATGCTCAAACCAGTTTCAGCAGTGTTGGGATATAGATGAGGGCAATATAGGTACACATCTCAACTTCTGAAATCTCTTAATCTAGAAGCATCACTTTTGCAACTTGTGGATTGTAGCATTGGGAAGTGGGAGATTGAATTATAATCACCAACCTCTTGTTTTACCAAACACCCATCCAACTTAAATTATGGAATAAGCAGCTTAAGCTGCTCTAACCTCGGGGCCAAATTGGGCCTTAACCTTATTTGAAAGTCGGAACTATAGATTTTAAACTTTTCTAACAAATGTGAGTGTTAAACAAAGACTCATGTAATGTGGTAGGTGATCACTCATGAAATTGTATTGTTAGTTTTTCTGTTGGTTTCCAGcctgtagagacctcaagagtCATGTATGTCGGGTTCCGTTACCTGTCAAGAAAAGAATAGGTTAGGGGGTAGATCGGGGTTGCCGGCGTAtaaccctctgatgcctaagttagtatcGGTATAagatgttgacaaagtaatggTACAGAAAGGTATAGTTTTGACTTACCTAATATGGAAGGCTTTATAGCCTGGTGATGTCTGGATTCTGTATCCATATCTTGTTGACCCCCATAGGTGGTTCCGGTCCACATGGATGCCAACGGCCTAGCCTGTCCCATCGGGGAGGCTCTGAGGTATTTCCCGATGGGTTTGAGGTGAGTTGTGATGACTGATTAGCCCTGTTTTTCTGGTGCTTGCGCTCGATATGCATATAATATAAACAATTAGAAATGGTGATATGACATCTAAGTATAATATAAACAGTTGGAAATGGTGATATGACATCTAAGTCTAACATAAAATATACCACATTCTTTAATACTTAATTATGtaaaaatattatgaaaataTAGAATTTTCCTCATGAAGCAAGCATGGAGGCTTTTTAACAGTAAAATTACGTTGTTTTACTCCAAATGAACTTTTATCTATATAGATACAAAAATTAAacattat
This portion of the Rosa chinensis cultivar Old Blush chromosome 1, RchiOBHm-V2, whole genome shotgun sequence genome encodes:
- the LOC112173313 gene encoding uncharacterized protein LOC112173313, which produces MGNCLSLSCSTKNIMANPIETTFKLPSPLPSWPSGSGFANGIIHLGGLQVCQISSFNEVWATHEGGPDNLGATFFEPSPLPQGFYMLGCYSQPNNKPLFGWALAAKADDHSSSPWPALQQPVDYTLVWSSESVKMKKDGDGYLWLPTAPERYAAIGYVVTSSPEKPSLDKIRCVRSDLTDQCEADSWIWGPPGGTIDGFNVYSLTPSNRGIQAMGVPVGTFLASNGKANNIACLKNNNTQPHTCMPNQSQIDAILQAYAPFIYFHPDEAYLPSSVGWFFTNGALLYSKEHVENPVPIEPTGSNLPQGSSNDGAYWLDLPVDQGAKERVKKGDLVDAEAYLHIKPMLGSTFTDIAIWVFYPFNGPARAKVEFFNVSLGKIGEHVGDWEHVTLRVSNFTGQLWSVYFSEHSGGIWVDASGLEFQNGNKPVTYASLHGHAFYSKPGLVLQGNGSIGIRNDTAKSKMVMDSGLRPSIIAAEYMGAAIIEPPWLNYSRKWGPKISYQISDEIKKVEKLLPGKLKTVFDKFIKSLPDEVLGEEGPTGPKMKNNWNGDEVV